DNA sequence from the Orcinus orca chromosome 2, mOrcOrc1.1, whole genome shotgun sequence genome:
CTCCTGAAACTCTCTCAGCCTTCGGAGCTCTGGCTGCTCTGACGTGGAGAGGGAACTCTGCATGGGGAGCACTACACATTTCTAAAGCTTCCCCACATTTCTGTTTCTGGGGTTGAGAAGTGCCCCCCTCAACCCCAGAGCTTCTCAGGTGGTCCTCCTTCCAAATCTGGATTCTCCTATGTTGCCACATTGGCACTGGGatagggtggggcaggggagtgggTGTGGGTTAGGAGGAGGGCATATGGATGCGATAAGGGGGTCCTCGAGAAGAGGGTCATGTTCTCCTGAGGAGGTGTCTCCCTTTTCTGATGGAGCCCATGGTCAGCCTGGCAGGGGGAGCTGGCACTGGGGACGAGGGACTGGAGGGAGCTGGCTGTCAGTGCAGCAGGAATTTTTATTCTAGAGTTGGAAGGGTGGGTGGTGTGTTGGAGGGGGAAGCCCATAACAGATCAGAAATGTGAACGGATGGTTGCCAGACACAGTAGGTGCCTAACGAATGTgcttgaatgaataaaataggaatcaaTGATTTCTGCTCAAGAGATGAAAGTTTATTAAGTTCCAGGCAGTCCCCCCTTCACCCCCTTTTGGCCCAGTGCCATTCTGACCTCTATCCCAGAGGAGATGGAGGGATCCATCCCAGGGGCACGTTAGTCTGGTCCCTGCAGTTTATAGTAGCTCATTGTTTTTTGGATCCAGTACAGAAAGCTCGAGACTCTGGTGTAGACATTTGGAGGTGTCCCATTCTCTTCTCCAAAGGAGACGATGCCCTGGGCCATGCCGTTACACACAAGGGGGTCCCCAGAGGCGCCCTgtgggcagagagaggaggggctGAGCCGGATCTTCTTCAGGTGTGGTCCTCTGTGCCGCCCCAGGGTGGATGGTCTCTGTTGGGGGCCCTGGCTGATATCAGGGACTGTTGGTCCTGAGGATTCAGCCTGGCCTTGAcaatctcccctcctcctccccaaggAAGCCTCTGCCCATATGTGGTGGTGGGACAGTCTCCATGCCCCCAGGGAAACAGGACAGAGACTGGATAGGAGAAAAGGCTGGGGACACAGGGATATGATTAGTTCCCACTGCCCTGGACCCTCACAGCTTGGCTGTGCCCAGGGCTTTGCATGGATAACGCTGGGGATCTCACCAAAAAAGAACCCTTCCTCTTTCTTGGGTTCCCGACATATCTGGGTAGTGGTGGTGTAATCTTTGTAGCAAGAGATACATTCCTAATCCCTTTGGACTTCAAGGTCTACCGCCTGCAGTTTCTCTGCCATGGGATTGTTCATGCCCAGGTGCCCCCAGCCGGCCACACTGCACACCATCCCTGGCTTCACCAGCTCCCTCCTCCAGGGCAGCCTGATGGGGCTCACAGCGGCGGTCAGGTAGGCCTTCCTCCTCAGCTGAAGGCAGAGGAAAGGCATTCTAACCTACTTTTGGCCCACAGAGGCCTCAGGGACAGTTATGGGGTTGCCTTCCTCACTGCCCTGGGACAACTGAAGGGGTCACACCGGAAGGAGGGACAGGAATGAGGTCATGGGGGATTCAAAACCCAGGTATGAAAGTGTGCAAGAACCAGTGTGGCTACGTGCCCTACCTGCAGTCACATGATAGCATTGACCCACTTATTATGATCATAGCCTGGGTGGAGGATGGCTCTTCTCACTAGGATGACCTGCTGGGTCCTCTCCTGCTGGTAGATGTTGTGGTCCCTCAGGGTGACGTTGATTGAGCTGCCCCGAGAGCAGAGAGGGAGGTGGAGTCACAGGAAATACAGGCCAGGAGCCGTGAGGAAAGAGCACAGCTTGGGACAGGGTGGGACTGGAGGGGAGAAAGTTCTAGGTATGGGACCTGGGGCTGAGCTTCTCTGTGCTGCCTGCTTCCTGGCAGCCCGGGCTGGGTGCAAGTTCCTGGAGTCCACTTAGGGTGTTCAGTCCTGCACAGAGCTTGACCGTCTCTAAGGAAAACCAGGAATTTCTCACATCTGCACCCTGGACTCCAGGGTGCAACCTCAGCTTCCTTCCATCCCACCTTTGATCAGTCCCTTCTCTCCACGGGCCACTCGCATTGACCTGTTCCTCTCTCCCCAAAGCTCACCTGTCCTCTGAAGAGCTCTCCTGTGTTACTTGGTGGCCCAGGTCTGCAGCCCCTCCCTGAGAAGAGGGTTCCCTGTGAGGGGTCTACAGAGGGGTGGGGGCCCAGGTGTTGCTCCTCACCTTCCCCAGCAGTGAGCTGCTGTCAGCATGAAGTCCTCATGCACAAGGAGACCCCCCACAGATGAAACTTTTCTCTGAAGCATGGTACTCAAGAAACGCCATGTAGGGACGAGAGTGAGGCTTGGCCTCATGGCCCTGATGATTTTGCCTGAAAGAGAGATTGCAGTCTGCCCGCTGTGATCATGGAGCCAAAGCCTGGAGAGGGGAGATGGGAGCAGATTTGCTTTTCTTTGAGGGAATTTGACCAGAGTTCAGAAAGTTCCTGGAGATGGACCAGAGCCAGGATATGTATGAGTGTAGCACCTGAGCAGGGTTTCTCCAGTGCAGGATGGGACTGGACCTCTGACGGTGGGGACAGTCACTTACCTGCCTCCCCACTGGGGGACAGAAGAAGGGCCAGCAGGAGCATCTCTCCAGGAAGGCTGCCCAGATCTGAGTCGCCGCTGCTTCCTTCTGGTCCTTTAACCCTGGGGGTCCCCTCTGGTGTTGTGACCTTTATCAAGTGAGGTTTCTCTGAAAGTCTCACAGCTCTGTCTGATCAAGTCCTGGGGTCTGAGTGGAGCATGAACTACCGGTCACCACGGAAGGACCCGTAGCTCTCGGCTCAGCGCCACCACAGCAGCAGAAAACAAGAAAGGCGGCTCCAAGTAGGGGTAGTTGGAGATGTTGTATCAGCCAGTAGCAGGTCCCTGAGCCCTAGCAGCCCGGGTGTCAGGATGATAGATTCAAGAATATCTTAATTCTCGTGGTTCTCTTTAGATCACCAGGGTGACTGTGTATTGAGGCCTCTTTTTGTGTGAGACTGTGGGAAACATTGGAGATAACATCTCTTGCTTCTGGTGGAGGAGACAAGCCGTCATGATCAAACAAGGATGGTGAGATCCTTGGTATGGGATGGACAGAATGGTGTGACAGTGACGCTGAAGAGGGCTTATTCCAGTTATAAAGAACTGAGTGGTTTAAGAACAGCAGCGACATTGCTTTTACCCACGAATCTGCATTTTGGTCAGGGTACAGTGTGGATAGCATCCCTCTGTTCCCCTTGGTGTCAGGGAGGCTTGAATCCTGGAAGCTgaatcatctgaaggctcactcacacccacccagtggttagtGCTTGCTGTTCACTGGGCCCGTTGGTTTCTCTTCACAAGGTCCCCGCAAGTAGTCTCAGTTCATGGGGTTGTTGGGCTCCCTCACAACACAGTGGTGGGCTTCCCCAGAATGAGCATCTGCTAGAAAAAGAATGAGCCAGGCAGAAGCATCTATTCTACCCTATTCCACTAACTGAAGCGATCAAGAGCCCCCACCAGATTAAAAAGGAAGGGTCGTAGACCCCACCTCCCAGCGGGAGGGGTGTTGCCGTCATGTAAGGAGAACGTGTGGGATGGGAGATACACAACGGTAGTCGTAGCAAAGCAGAATCTGCCGCACTGCTTTAGGGGTCTGGAGAGTTAGTCAGAGCCATTGAAACCACTGATCCGTCTAAGCCTAGGTCAGTGCCTTTGGATAGGTTGGGGTCTGCTCTGTCCAACCCACGTGCACTGAGAATGGAAGAAGTTTGCCTGTCCCCAGAGCTACTCTTTTTAATGAATTACTGATACCATGTGAAGTGAGATGGATGCCAGGGAACCAAAGCAGAGTACCCACACCACTATCCAGAGAATTGCATTCTGGTGTCTCTGTACCATTTGCTAAACAAATTATCCTGATCGTGtccccataatggaaaagaaggagagagtcATGGAATTGAAAACATTGTTGGTTCTAAATATCGTGATCCCAAGTCtcttaaaaagcaacaaaacctTAAAGAAACAAAGCACACTCTCAGTAGGGACTCTGGCAGGGGAGCCACGGTAGATGAGAGCGTGGTGTCCAAGCCAAGCCTGCGTGGGGTGGGAATGTGCCCACTCCAGGCATCTCTCCTGTGTGGACACACTCCCTACGTGGGCTCGGACACCCTGCACTGGGCAGCCTGGATGAGTAATTAGAATACACGTGAGGCAGGGAGTGGATGCCCAAGTCTGTTGAAGAGGGTGTTCAAACAGGGACTGGCTATTAGGTGGTATCGGAGCTCAAGGGAGATTTAAAGGCCTTCATGGAGTCGGGGCGGTGGAGAGGGGGGAGTCTGGCGGGATGTGTCAGAGCAGGATAAATAGGGTGAGGTGGGCATGGGTATGAAGGGGCTGCCTGATGTGGATTGCCAGAGCCTGGgaggggggagcaggggaggCACTTGGAGAAGATGAGTGAGAGATCTGTTATATAAATCTCTGTGGGGATTAATCAAATAAGTCAACATATTAAGCTAatgagccaggtttctcactgtctgAGGATTGGACGGTATTGGTGGCATCAATGTTAATTCCCTGGGTTTGATCGTAGGACTGTGGTTATGCAAGAGTGTCCTTGTTTGTAGGGATTACAGTCTATAAAGTATTTGAGAAGTTGATGGAGCACCATGTCAGTAACTTTACTCGCAAATGGGTCTGGAAGACAGAAGTTTTTGTATTGCAATGGCAACTTTTCTATAAGCTGgagattatttcaaaattaaaaggaaatctgTACCTTTCAGatatacaaataataaacacTTTGAAGATATAATTGGGAAGAAAATCTGTTATAGTAGCAGCAAAAGAAGATGAGGGGCTTAGGAAAACCTTAACCAGAATTGTGAAAAATCTATTTGTGCAAAATGTTAAAGAACTtctgaaaaacacaaaaacagactTTAGAAACAGCAAGATATTCTTAGTTCTCACATATGACAGATCTACACCAAAAAGGTACTGATTCTCCCAAAGCTAATATATAAatgtgattataaaaataatatatatgatgtgatttttaaaaacccacccaATTTTTTCACTTGGTGTTACACAAGGTCTAGATTGTTTCTAAAATTTGTGTAGAAAATAAGCATGAAAGGATCACTAGGGGAattgttaaagagaaaaaggaatagtACGGCAGAGGGTTAGCGTATCAGATCTTAAGAACGCCTATAAAAATTCTTTCCGAAAAACAGTGTGGTGTTGTATCATGAACAGAGAGAGAGTCTAGTGAAACACAATGGAAAAATTCAGAAACATTCACAGGTATATATGGAAATGAAGTTTATAATAAAGTAGCAATTCAAATCATAAGGGAAAAGATGGACTTTTAATAAATGATTTAGGAACAACTGGATAGTCATTTGTTAAGAGATTACGTTGGAGCAGTATCTTACAGAAACCaccagaataaagtccaaatagGTAAGATATTTGTATActgaaatacacaaaataaaaccaTATATTTCCTAGAAATAAACATGGGTAAAGTCCTTTAGAAAGTGAGAGTGGAGAAAAACTTTCTAACAATGACTCTAAATTCatacactttaaaagaaagactgataaataaattatgatttgaaaaaataaattttaaagtttgtgtaTCAAAGAAGAGtgtaagaaaattcaaattacatGCAGCAAACTTGTAAAGAATTATTGCAACCTTTGTCACAATTAAGGAGCTAATCTAATATTCAAAGATCTCTAAATCCAGAAGAAACAGACCAAaaacctgatagaatgggcaaaagacctgagcgttcacagtaaaataaatgtaaaaaataataaagagtctCAACTTCACTCTTATTCagataaatagaaataagaaaaggaaaaaagaaaataattattctacTCTATCTCATCTCTCAGATGGCCAAAAGTTCTAAAGTTAAACAGCATATACCATGGGTaaggcttttttttaattggtgttGCAAGAtacatcttttttcccccaataagtGTACTTTCCTCCTAtccatgtctttatatttaagatgtttctcATTAAACAGCACAAGGTTGAGTCTCGCATTTTTATCCAGACTAGCAATCTGTGTCCTTTGGAGTATTTAATCTAGTTACATTTAATGCAGCTACTGATAGGGTTGGATTGAAGAATATCGTATTGCTATGTGATTTCTATTAATGTGAtctattctttgttcttttgcccTACTTTTCCTGCTATATTTTGTTGTATctcattttgtcttctttattggcttttagttatatatctatatattattttAGCTATTACTCTAGGATTACAATATGCCTCCTTCACATATTACAGGCAACCTTGAATTCATGCTATACCACTTCATATGTGAACATTGTaatgatatattttcatttgtcttccttCTCACCCTTTGAGTTCTTTTTGTCATACATTACACCACTATATGCCATAAATACTAAAGCATTTTTTGCCTTAAAGTCAATAATCCATGTAAGAAATTGATATAAATACTTTTCCACttggtcactttttaaaaattagagtatagttgatttacaatattctattactttcaggtgtccgtatttttacagtttatactgactataaagttattataaaatattggctatattccctgtgttgtacatcacatccttgtatcttatttattttatacctagtggTTTGTACCTTAGtctccttcctctgtcttctttctcccattaccctctcccctctggtaaccactagcttttttctctgtatctatgagtctgtttgtgttttattacattcgttcatttgttttatattttagattccacgtgtaagtgaaaATGTACAGTATCTATctttatctgatttatttcactaaacataataccctccaggtccatccatgttgttgcaaatggtaaatttcattgtttattttatggctgagtatattctattgtgcatatatatatgccacatcttctctatgcattcatctgttgatggacactgagatTGATTCCATAGCTTGGCTTCTGTGAACATTGGTATAACTTTTTGaactagtttttttgttttcttcagatatatacgcaggagtggaattg
Encoded proteins:
- the LOC101287592 gene encoding LOW QUALITY PROTEIN: mast cell protease 3-like (The sequence of the model RefSeq protein was modified relative to this genomic sequence to represent the inferred CDS: inserted 2 bases in 1 codon; substituted 1 base at 1 genomic stop codon), whose translation is MQIRGQNHQGHEAKPHSRPYMAFLEYHASEKSXSSVGGLLVHEDFMLTAAHCWGSSINVTLRDHNIYQQERTQQVILVRRAILHPGYDHNKWVNAIMXLQGASGDPLVCNGMAQGIVSFGEENGTPPNVYTRVSSFLYWIQKTMSYYKLQGPD